From Mustela nigripes isolate SB6536 chromosome 13, MUSNIG.SB6536, whole genome shotgun sequence, one genomic window encodes:
- the MBIP gene encoding MAP3K12-binding inhibitory protein 1 isoform X2: MAAAVELSLSSSGDRSLERSCSPNLSQEVLCEIFRSLHSLVGQVSGDLGVALNLRDDVVKITIDWNKLQSLSAFQPTLLFSALEQHVLYLQPFLAKLQPLIKEENTTVVGEIEKTETGNKNEVNAKFPISDLQEEEKHKDCDLGDVKKTQIHYDPEVVQIKAGKAEIDRRISAFIERKQAEINENNVREFCNVIDCNQENSCARTDAVFTPYPGFKSHVKVSRVVNTYGPQTRPEGIQGSGHKPNSLLRDCGNQAVEERLQNIEAHLRLQTGGPVPRDIYQRIKKLEDKILELEGISPEYFQSVSFSGKRRKVQPPQNYSLAELDEKISALKQALLRKSREAESLATHHLP, encoded by the exons ATGGCTGCTGCCGTTGAGCTTAGTCTCTCGAGCAGTGGTGACAGGAGTCTGGAGCGGAGCTGCAGCCCCAATCTCTCCCAAGAGGTGCTCTGCGAAATCTTTCGCTCTCTGCATAGCCTGGTGGGACAAGTGAGTGGTGATCTGGGAGTAGCG CTTAACCTCAGAGATGATGTGGTGAAAATTACAATCGATTGGAACAAGCTCCAGAGCCTCTCGGCATTCCAGCCCACTTTGCTCTTTAGTGCACTTGAGcaacatgttttatatttacag CCTTTTTTAGCAAAGCTGCAGCCTCTGATTAAAGAGGAGAATACAACTGTTGTTGGAGAGATAGAAAAAACAGAAACGGGGAACAAGAATGAAGTAAATGCCAAATTTCCCATTAGTGACctacaagaggaagaaaagcacaaAGATTGTGATTTAGGAGATGTGAAAAAGACACAGATCCATTATGATCCAGAAGTAGTTCAAATAAAGGCTGGAAAAGCAGAA ATTGACAGACGAATAtctgcatttattgaaagaaaGCAAGCCGAAATCAATGAAAACAACGTCAGGGAATTTTGCAATGTTATTGATTGTAATCAAG AAAACAGTTGTGCAAGAACTGATGCTGTTTTTACTCCTTACCCGGGATTTAAAAGTCATGTAAAAG TTTCTAGAGTTGTGAATACATATGGACCACAGACCAGACCTGAAGGAATTCAGGGGTCAGGTCATAAACCTAACAGCTTGCTCCGAGATTGTGGCAATCAGGCTGTTGAAGAACGACTACAAAATATTGAGGCTCACTTGCGATTGCAGACAG gTGGTCCAGTGCCAAGAGACATTtatcagagaattaaaaaacttGAGGATAAAATCCTGGAACTGGAAGGAATCTCTCCTGAATATTTCCAATCTGTA AGCttttctggaaaaagaagaaaagttcaaCCACCTCAG AACTACTCACTGGCTGAACTTGATGAAAAAATTAGTGCCCTCAAACAAGCCCTGCTCAGAAAAtcaagagaagcagaatccctggcTACTCACCACCTTCCCTGA
- the MBIP gene encoding MAP3K12-binding inhibitory protein 1 isoform X6, producing the protein MAAAVELSLSSSGDRSLERSCSPNLSQEVLCEIFRSLHSLVGQPFLAKLQPLIKEENTTVVGEIEKTETGNKNEVNAKFPISDLQEEEKHKDCDLGDVKKTQIHYDPEVVQIKAGKAEIDRRISAFIERKQAEINENNVREFCNVIDCNQENSCARTDAVFTPYPGFKSHVKVSRVVNTYGPQTRPEGIQGSGHKPNSLLRDCGNQAVEERLQNIEAHLRLQTGGPVPRDIYQRIKKLEDKILELEGISPEYFQSVSFSGKRRKVQPPQQNYSLAELDEKISALKQALLRKSREAESLATHHLP; encoded by the exons ATGGCTGCTGCCGTTGAGCTTAGTCTCTCGAGCAGTGGTGACAGGAGTCTGGAGCGGAGCTGCAGCCCCAATCTCTCCCAAGAGGTGCTCTGCGAAATCTTTCGCTCTCTGCATAGCCTGGTGGGACAA CCTTTTTTAGCAAAGCTGCAGCCTCTGATTAAAGAGGAGAATACAACTGTTGTTGGAGAGATAGAAAAAACAGAAACGGGGAACAAGAATGAAGTAAATGCCAAATTTCCCATTAGTGACctacaagaggaagaaaagcacaaAGATTGTGATTTAGGAGATGTGAAAAAGACACAGATCCATTATGATCCAGAAGTAGTTCAAATAAAGGCTGGAAAAGCAGAA ATTGACAGACGAATAtctgcatttattgaaagaaaGCAAGCCGAAATCAATGAAAACAACGTCAGGGAATTTTGCAATGTTATTGATTGTAATCAAG AAAACAGTTGTGCAAGAACTGATGCTGTTTTTACTCCTTACCCGGGATTTAAAAGTCATGTAAAAG TTTCTAGAGTTGTGAATACATATGGACCACAGACCAGACCTGAAGGAATTCAGGGGTCAGGTCATAAACCTAACAGCTTGCTCCGAGATTGTGGCAATCAGGCTGTTGAAGAACGACTACAAAATATTGAGGCTCACTTGCGATTGCAGACAG gTGGTCCAGTGCCAAGAGACATTtatcagagaattaaaaaacttGAGGATAAAATCCTGGAACTGGAAGGAATCTCTCCTGAATATTTCCAATCTGTA AGCttttctggaaaaagaagaaaagttcaaCCACCTCAG CAGAACTACTCACTGGCTGAACTTGATGAAAAAATTAGTGCCCTCAAACAAGCCCTGCTCAGAAAAtcaagagaagcagaatccctggcTACTCACCACCTTCCCTGA
- the MBIP gene encoding MAP3K12-binding inhibitory protein 1 isoform X5: MAAAVELSLSSSGDRSLERSCSPNLSQELNLRDDVVKITIDWNKLQSLSAFQPTLLFSALEQHVLYLQPFLAKLQPLIKEENTTVVGEIEKTETGNKNEVNAKFPISDLQEEEKHKDCDLGDVKKTQIHYDPEVVQIKAGKAEIDRRISAFIERKQAEINENNVREFCNVIDCNQENSCARTDAVFTPYPGFKSHVKVSRVVNTYGPQTRPEGIQGSGHKPNSLLRDCGNQAVEERLQNIEAHLRLQTGGPVPRDIYQRIKKLEDKILELEGISPEYFQSVSFSGKRRKVQPPQQNYSLAELDEKISALKQALLRKSREAESLATHHLP; this comes from the exons ATGGCTGCTGCCGTTGAGCTTAGTCTCTCGAGCAGTGGTGACAGGAGTCTGGAGCGGAGCTGCAGCCCCAATCTCTCCCAAGAG CTTAACCTCAGAGATGATGTGGTGAAAATTACAATCGATTGGAACAAGCTCCAGAGCCTCTCGGCATTCCAGCCCACTTTGCTCTTTAGTGCACTTGAGcaacatgttttatatttacag CCTTTTTTAGCAAAGCTGCAGCCTCTGATTAAAGAGGAGAATACAACTGTTGTTGGAGAGATAGAAAAAACAGAAACGGGGAACAAGAATGAAGTAAATGCCAAATTTCCCATTAGTGACctacaagaggaagaaaagcacaaAGATTGTGATTTAGGAGATGTGAAAAAGACACAGATCCATTATGATCCAGAAGTAGTTCAAATAAAGGCTGGAAAAGCAGAA ATTGACAGACGAATAtctgcatttattgaaagaaaGCAAGCCGAAATCAATGAAAACAACGTCAGGGAATTTTGCAATGTTATTGATTGTAATCAAG AAAACAGTTGTGCAAGAACTGATGCTGTTTTTACTCCTTACCCGGGATTTAAAAGTCATGTAAAAG TTTCTAGAGTTGTGAATACATATGGACCACAGACCAGACCTGAAGGAATTCAGGGGTCAGGTCATAAACCTAACAGCTTGCTCCGAGATTGTGGCAATCAGGCTGTTGAAGAACGACTACAAAATATTGAGGCTCACTTGCGATTGCAGACAG gTGGTCCAGTGCCAAGAGACATTtatcagagaattaaaaaacttGAGGATAAAATCCTGGAACTGGAAGGAATCTCTCCTGAATATTTCCAATCTGTA AGCttttctggaaaaagaagaaaagttcaaCCACCTCAG CAGAACTACTCACTGGCTGAACTTGATGAAAAAATTAGTGCCCTCAAACAAGCCCTGCTCAGAAAAtcaagagaagcagaatccctggcTACTCACCACCTTCCCTGA
- the MBIP gene encoding MAP3K12-binding inhibitory protein 1 isoform X4, with product MAAAVELSLSSSGDRSLERSCSPNLSQEVLCEIFRSLHSLVGQLNLRDDVVKITIDWNKLQSLSAFQPTLLFSALEQHVLYLQPFLAKLQPLIKEENTTVVGEIEKTETGNKNEVNAKFPISDLQEEEKHKDCDLGDVKKTQIHYDPEVVQIKAGKAEIDRRISAFIERKQAEINENNVREFCNVIDCNQENSCARTDAVFTPYPGFKSHVKVSRVVNTYGPQTRPEGIQGSGHKPNSLLRDCGNQAVEERLQNIEAHLRLQTGGPVPRDIYQRIKKLEDKILELEGISPEYFQSVSFSGKRRKVQPPQNYSLAELDEKISALKQALLRKSREAESLATHHLP from the exons ATGGCTGCTGCCGTTGAGCTTAGTCTCTCGAGCAGTGGTGACAGGAGTCTGGAGCGGAGCTGCAGCCCCAATCTCTCCCAAGAGGTGCTCTGCGAAATCTTTCGCTCTCTGCATAGCCTGGTGGGACAA CTTAACCTCAGAGATGATGTGGTGAAAATTACAATCGATTGGAACAAGCTCCAGAGCCTCTCGGCATTCCAGCCCACTTTGCTCTTTAGTGCACTTGAGcaacatgttttatatttacag CCTTTTTTAGCAAAGCTGCAGCCTCTGATTAAAGAGGAGAATACAACTGTTGTTGGAGAGATAGAAAAAACAGAAACGGGGAACAAGAATGAAGTAAATGCCAAATTTCCCATTAGTGACctacaagaggaagaaaagcacaaAGATTGTGATTTAGGAGATGTGAAAAAGACACAGATCCATTATGATCCAGAAGTAGTTCAAATAAAGGCTGGAAAAGCAGAA ATTGACAGACGAATAtctgcatttattgaaagaaaGCAAGCCGAAATCAATGAAAACAACGTCAGGGAATTTTGCAATGTTATTGATTGTAATCAAG AAAACAGTTGTGCAAGAACTGATGCTGTTTTTACTCCTTACCCGGGATTTAAAAGTCATGTAAAAG TTTCTAGAGTTGTGAATACATATGGACCACAGACCAGACCTGAAGGAATTCAGGGGTCAGGTCATAAACCTAACAGCTTGCTCCGAGATTGTGGCAATCAGGCTGTTGAAGAACGACTACAAAATATTGAGGCTCACTTGCGATTGCAGACAG gTGGTCCAGTGCCAAGAGACATTtatcagagaattaaaaaacttGAGGATAAAATCCTGGAACTGGAAGGAATCTCTCCTGAATATTTCCAATCTGTA AGCttttctggaaaaagaagaaaagttcaaCCACCTCAG AACTACTCACTGGCTGAACTTGATGAAAAAATTAGTGCCCTCAAACAAGCCCTGCTCAGAAAAtcaagagaagcagaatccctggcTACTCACCACCTTCCCTGA
- the MBIP gene encoding MAP3K12-binding inhibitory protein 1 isoform X3, translated as MAAAVELSLSSSGDRSLERSCSPNLSQEVLCEIFRSLHSLVGQLNLRDDVVKITIDWNKLQSLSAFQPTLLFSALEQHVLYLQPFLAKLQPLIKEENTTVVGEIEKTETGNKNEVNAKFPISDLQEEEKHKDCDLGDVKKTQIHYDPEVVQIKAGKAEIDRRISAFIERKQAEINENNVREFCNVIDCNQENSCARTDAVFTPYPGFKSHVKVSRVVNTYGPQTRPEGIQGSGHKPNSLLRDCGNQAVEERLQNIEAHLRLQTGGPVPRDIYQRIKKLEDKILELEGISPEYFQSVSFSGKRRKVQPPQQNYSLAELDEKISALKQALLRKSREAESLATHHLP; from the exons ATGGCTGCTGCCGTTGAGCTTAGTCTCTCGAGCAGTGGTGACAGGAGTCTGGAGCGGAGCTGCAGCCCCAATCTCTCCCAAGAGGTGCTCTGCGAAATCTTTCGCTCTCTGCATAGCCTGGTGGGACAA CTTAACCTCAGAGATGATGTGGTGAAAATTACAATCGATTGGAACAAGCTCCAGAGCCTCTCGGCATTCCAGCCCACTTTGCTCTTTAGTGCACTTGAGcaacatgttttatatttacag CCTTTTTTAGCAAAGCTGCAGCCTCTGATTAAAGAGGAGAATACAACTGTTGTTGGAGAGATAGAAAAAACAGAAACGGGGAACAAGAATGAAGTAAATGCCAAATTTCCCATTAGTGACctacaagaggaagaaaagcacaaAGATTGTGATTTAGGAGATGTGAAAAAGACACAGATCCATTATGATCCAGAAGTAGTTCAAATAAAGGCTGGAAAAGCAGAA ATTGACAGACGAATAtctgcatttattgaaagaaaGCAAGCCGAAATCAATGAAAACAACGTCAGGGAATTTTGCAATGTTATTGATTGTAATCAAG AAAACAGTTGTGCAAGAACTGATGCTGTTTTTACTCCTTACCCGGGATTTAAAAGTCATGTAAAAG TTTCTAGAGTTGTGAATACATATGGACCACAGACCAGACCTGAAGGAATTCAGGGGTCAGGTCATAAACCTAACAGCTTGCTCCGAGATTGTGGCAATCAGGCTGTTGAAGAACGACTACAAAATATTGAGGCTCACTTGCGATTGCAGACAG gTGGTCCAGTGCCAAGAGACATTtatcagagaattaaaaaacttGAGGATAAAATCCTGGAACTGGAAGGAATCTCTCCTGAATATTTCCAATCTGTA AGCttttctggaaaaagaagaaaagttcaaCCACCTCAG CAGAACTACTCACTGGCTGAACTTGATGAAAAAATTAGTGCCCTCAAACAAGCCCTGCTCAGAAAAtcaagagaagcagaatccctggcTACTCACCACCTTCCCTGA
- the MBIP gene encoding MAP3K12-binding inhibitory protein 1 isoform X1: MAAAVELSLSSSGDRSLERSCSPNLSQEVLCEIFRSLHSLVGQVSGDLGVALNLRDDVVKITIDWNKLQSLSAFQPTLLFSALEQHVLYLQPFLAKLQPLIKEENTTVVGEIEKTETGNKNEVNAKFPISDLQEEEKHKDCDLGDVKKTQIHYDPEVVQIKAGKAEIDRRISAFIERKQAEINENNVREFCNVIDCNQENSCARTDAVFTPYPGFKSHVKVSRVVNTYGPQTRPEGIQGSGHKPNSLLRDCGNQAVEERLQNIEAHLRLQTGGPVPRDIYQRIKKLEDKILELEGISPEYFQSVSFSGKRRKVQPPQQNYSLAELDEKISALKQALLRKSREAESLATHHLP, translated from the exons ATGGCTGCTGCCGTTGAGCTTAGTCTCTCGAGCAGTGGTGACAGGAGTCTGGAGCGGAGCTGCAGCCCCAATCTCTCCCAAGAGGTGCTCTGCGAAATCTTTCGCTCTCTGCATAGCCTGGTGGGACAAGTGAGTGGTGATCTGGGAGTAGCG CTTAACCTCAGAGATGATGTGGTGAAAATTACAATCGATTGGAACAAGCTCCAGAGCCTCTCGGCATTCCAGCCCACTTTGCTCTTTAGTGCACTTGAGcaacatgttttatatttacag CCTTTTTTAGCAAAGCTGCAGCCTCTGATTAAAGAGGAGAATACAACTGTTGTTGGAGAGATAGAAAAAACAGAAACGGGGAACAAGAATGAAGTAAATGCCAAATTTCCCATTAGTGACctacaagaggaagaaaagcacaaAGATTGTGATTTAGGAGATGTGAAAAAGACACAGATCCATTATGATCCAGAAGTAGTTCAAATAAAGGCTGGAAAAGCAGAA ATTGACAGACGAATAtctgcatttattgaaagaaaGCAAGCCGAAATCAATGAAAACAACGTCAGGGAATTTTGCAATGTTATTGATTGTAATCAAG AAAACAGTTGTGCAAGAACTGATGCTGTTTTTACTCCTTACCCGGGATTTAAAAGTCATGTAAAAG TTTCTAGAGTTGTGAATACATATGGACCACAGACCAGACCTGAAGGAATTCAGGGGTCAGGTCATAAACCTAACAGCTTGCTCCGAGATTGTGGCAATCAGGCTGTTGAAGAACGACTACAAAATATTGAGGCTCACTTGCGATTGCAGACAG gTGGTCCAGTGCCAAGAGACATTtatcagagaattaaaaaacttGAGGATAAAATCCTGGAACTGGAAGGAATCTCTCCTGAATATTTCCAATCTGTA AGCttttctggaaaaagaagaaaagttcaaCCACCTCAG CAGAACTACTCACTGGCTGAACTTGATGAAAAAATTAGTGCCCTCAAACAAGCCCTGCTCAGAAAAtcaagagaagcagaatccctggcTACTCACCACCTTCCCTGA